The Deltaproteobacteria bacterium sequence GCCTGAAGGGGACGCTGGTGCTATACCTGCTAATGTAAATACACTTATGGCCTACTCGCAGGGTACCCATGGGGATGGTAGATTATTTGGTGGACTTAGAGTTGCAAATAATGATAAGGGGTACTTTTATCAGCATAGTGTGGATGTCGATGATACTGATAACTTCGCTATTCCAGAAGTTTTGCAGCGCATTGAGGCCGTTGCGAAAGAATGGGAACGGCGTCATCCTGATCTTGAACCGCTGAAGTCTAATATGTTTACTAATGGTGATAGAGATAACTTGTATACTGATGATGGTAGAAAAGATAGTGCAGGTAATCCTAAGTTGAATGGAGTAAGGTTTGGGATGAATGATTTGAGTCTTGAAAATGGGGGACGTATGTGTTGGCCTACGGCAAGTGGTGGAATTGACTGTCATAACTCTCATCAAAATGGTCTTGATGTAGATGTTTGGTTTGTAAGAAAAGATAATCAGGAAGGTCCAGTTAATGTTGCTAACAAAGCACTTTATGATCAGGCTCTTTCGGAGGAGTTGATAAATTTGTTTATTGAAGTAGGGGGAGCAATTCGTATTTTTGTTGCATCAAATTCAGAAATAAATACTACTGAAATTATACGTATTCAAGAGGATCATTATGACCATTTCCATGCTACGTTTCCAAATCCAAATCCACCTTTTGGAGAAATTGAGGTTACTGCGACAGAGCCTCAGGTTGAAGTAACAACGGGCTTTAAAGTTTCAACAATTGAAGCTGGGCCTATTAATGATAGATACGGGATGAACCTTTTTGAAGGATATAGAGTAAATGTCTCGTCAAGTGCAGGTACAATTTATTATCAAGGTAGCGCTAAGGGAAGCTTCACTAACTTGCCTGTTAATGGTAACGGCAAAGTAATTTTCCAACTTAAACGTTCTATTGCTGGTGATGCAACTATTTCGGTGTCAACAAGAAATCCGTATAATGAGCCACAAGCACAGGCTAACGGGACTCATACTATAACTTTTAATTAATATACTTTTGGAGGAAATGATGAAAAAGGTATGTGTTGCGTTGCTTTTACAGAGTATAATTACGATATTTTTTAGTGTAACGGTAACAGCAGGCGTTGAACCTACAGATATTATTCTGAGTGATTCAGAAAATTCTATTTATATGACAAGTTGCAATTTATCAAGTATTACTGATATAGCACAAGAACCAGCATGTTCAAGTATTATTTATAAGGTAAATTTAAATAATAATAATAAGGTAGTATTTTATAGGGATTCTCAGCTAGATAGAGTGCAGCTGTCGCCGGATAGTAATCGACTTGCAGTTATAAGAAATTATTATTCAAAGACACCTGAACTATTAATAATTGATAAGAAAGAAAAAAAGGAAATTGCTCATTTAAAAGCTAAAATAATGAAGTATATTTGGAGTCCAGACAGCAGAATTATTCTCTACATTACGGGAGAAAGAAAGAAACGTTCTAGATTAATAAATTCGACAGGTGTCTGGGTATACAATATAGAAAAGAACGAAAAGAAAATGATTGCCGAGAAAGCTCAAGATATTTTTTGGCCTACAGGAGATGATATTTTCATTATTAATTATGAGAAAAAGTATGATAAAAACTATAACATTAGCACTAATTATGGTTCA is a genomic window containing:
- a CDS encoding penicillin-insensitive murein endopeptidase; translated protein: LELYQNDDWDGDGISNYIEVENDENNLNPVIINEDYLPEGDAGAIPANVNTLMAYSQGTHGDGRLFGGLRVANNDKGYFYQHSVDVDDTDNFAIPEVLQRIEAVAKEWERRHPDLEPLKSNMFTNGDRDNLYTDDGRKDSAGNPKLNGVRFGMNDLSLENGGRMCWPTASGGIDCHNSHQNGLDVDVWFVRKDNQEGPVNVANKALYDQALSEELINLFIEVGGAIRIFVASNSEINTTEIIRIQEDHYDHFHATFPNPNPPFGEIEVTATEPQVEVTTGFKVSTIEAGPINDRYGMNLFEGYRVNVSSSAGTIYYQGSAKGSFTNLPVNGNGKVIFQLKRSIAGDATISVSTRNPYNEPQAQANGTHTITFN